The Microcoleus sp. AS-A8 genome has a segment encoding these proteins:
- a CDS encoding insulinase family protein: protein MLTEPLIASKFPADVFRLANGLTVIYQHLPATPVVVVDVWVRAGASTEPDQWSGMAHFLEHMIFKGSERFAPGVFDMVIESRGGVSNAATSHDYAHFFITTAAQYLKDTLPPLADLLLHPAIPEDEFERERDVVLEEIHACYDNPDWLGFQALSESVYQRHPYGRSVLGTEEHLMMNSPHQMRCFHSTHYQPENMTVVIVGGVDQESALNLINQSFQDFPTPMECPPFEVQAEPPITGVRRQELYLPRLEQARLLMAWVGPSVEQLRDAYGLDLLSVLLADGRSSRLVRELREEQRLVLSIGSNFSLQRDSSLFTISACLEPQYLEQVEELICDRLFQLQKEPLSPRELSRCQRLLCNDYTFSTETASQLAGLYGYYNTIATANIAVTYPNQIQTFTVSDLMHLAQQYLSPHHYAVTVVKPMTEEEMG, encoded by the coding sequence TTGTTAACTGAGCCGCTGATTGCTTCAAAATTTCCTGCTGATGTCTTCAGGCTGGCGAATGGACTGACTGTAATCTATCAGCACCTCCCAGCGACACCCGTTGTGGTGGTCGATGTCTGGGTACGAGCGGGTGCCAGTACGGAACCTGACCAATGGTCTGGGATGGCACACTTCCTAGAACACATGATCTTTAAAGGCAGCGAACGATTCGCGCCTGGTGTGTTCGACATGGTGATTGAAAGTCGTGGGGGTGTCTCTAATGCCGCCACTAGCCACGATTATGCCCACTTTTTTATCACTACAGCGGCTCAGTACTTAAAAGATACCTTACCGCCTCTGGCAGACTTGCTCTTACACCCAGCTATCCCTGAGGATGAATTTGAGCGGGAACGGGATGTGGTCTTAGAAGAAATCCATGCCTGTTACGACAATCCGGATTGGTTGGGATTTCAGGCTTTGAGTGAAAGCGTTTACCAGCGTCATCCCTATGGGCGCTCGGTTCTGGGAACCGAAGAACACCTGATGATGAACTCACCCCATCAGATGCGCTGTTTTCACTCCACCCACTACCAACCCGAAAATATGACGGTGGTGATTGTCGGCGGGGTTGACCAAGAATCGGCGTTGAATTTAATCAACCAGTCGTTTCAAGACTTTCCTACCCCCATGGAGTGCCCGCCATTTGAGGTACAGGCAGAACCTCCCATTACAGGAGTTCGTCGTCAGGAACTTTATTTGCCGCGCCTAGAGCAGGCTCGTTTGTTGATGGCTTGGGTGGGACCGAGTGTAGAACAACTGCGGGATGCTTATGGCTTAGATTTACTGTCTGTACTCCTCGCCGATGGACGGTCTTCTCGCTTGGTGCGAGAATTGCGAGAAGAGCAGCGATTAGTCTTGAGCATTGGCAGTAATTTCTCACTCCAACGGGATTCAAGTTTGTTTACCATTAGTGCCTGCTTAGAGCCACAATATTTGGAACAAGTCGAAGAGCTAATATGCGATCGCCTGTTTCAATTGCAGAAGGAACCCCTTTCACCACGAGAACTCAGCCGCTGCCAGCGCTTGCTCTGTAATGACTATACCTTCTCCACAGAAACAGCCAGTCAGTTAGCGGGTCTCTATGGCTACTACAACACGATTGCCACAGCAAATATTGCCGTAACGTATCCCAATCAGATTCAGACGTTTACGGTATCGGACTTAATGCACTTGGCACAGCAATATCTTTCTCCTCATCACTACGCCGTTACGGTTGTGAAGCCCATGACGGAAGAGGAGATGGGTTGA
- a CDS encoding DUF1816 domain-containing protein, with protein MLGVFFFFLFFALICLWLQLPKRQTTTATSSLNVALPTPTPEEFSESTDNGMAWWVKIVTETPHCTYFFGPFESSSEAKQNQSGYLEDLEQEGAQGIEVAILQDRPETLTIYDEQE; from the coding sequence ATGCTCGGAGTTTTCTTTTTCTTTTTATTTTTCGCCCTCATTTGCCTGTGGCTGCAACTGCCCAAGCGACAGACGACGACGGCTACTAGCTCCTTGAACGTGGCTTTACCAACACCGACTCCGGAGGAATTCTCCGAGAGTACCGATAACGGCATGGCTTGGTGGGTGAAAATTGTTACGGAAACACCACATTGCACGTACTTTTTTGGGCCATTTGAGAGTTCCAGCGAAGCGAAACAGAATCAAAGCGGCTACCTAGAAGACCTCGAACAGGAGGGAGCGCAGGGAATTGAGGTTGCCATCTTGCAAGATCGACCTGAAACTCTCACAATTTATGACGAACAAGAGTGA
- a CDS encoding potassium channel protein, giving the protein MYSTLEQKYRRLRNELIAGVIALLGVAGVGTLWYHFIEGWSWSDAGYMTVITLATVGYGETNPLGERGRLFTIALILMGVITIGYIVNRFTEALIQGYFQEGIRLRQRRRLIDTLTDHYILCGFGRTGRQIAVEFKTEGISFVTIDSQAEQIEEAQELGYVALQGDATLDDTLFKVGIERAICLVAALPSDAENLYTVLSAKTLNPNIRAIARASTEEAVQKLQRAGADAVVSPYITGGKRMAAAALRPQVLDFMDGILTGSDRAFYLEEFLLDPKTSPMVGQTLREARLRSQCGALVLAIRRVDGTLIAGPTADTQLLPGDVLICLGTADQLRQLNRILSPLNSRHLRKPKLFN; this is encoded by the coding sequence GTGTATTCAACGCTTGAACAAAAATATCGACGCCTCCGTAACGAGTTAATTGCTGGGGTCATCGCTTTGTTAGGAGTCGCTGGAGTGGGTACATTGTGGTACCACTTTATAGAGGGCTGGTCATGGTCAGATGCGGGGTACATGACTGTGATTACTCTGGCGACGGTTGGCTATGGCGAAACCAATCCTCTAGGCGAACGCGGACGGCTGTTTACGATCGCCCTAATTTTGATGGGGGTGATCACCATTGGTTATATCGTCAATCGATTTACAGAAGCTTTGATTCAGGGTTACTTTCAAGAAGGAATTCGACTGAGGCAACGACGGCGCTTGATCGATACGTTAACTGACCATTACATTCTGTGTGGGTTTGGGCGCACTGGGCGTCAGATTGCGGTGGAATTTAAGACTGAGGGTATCTCCTTTGTCACGATCGATTCTCAGGCCGAGCAGATAGAGGAGGCCCAAGAGTTGGGTTATGTGGCTCTCCAGGGGGATGCCACGTTAGATGACACGCTCTTTAAAGTGGGAATTGAACGAGCCATCTGTTTGGTAGCCGCGCTCCCTTCCGATGCGGAAAATCTCTACACGGTGCTGTCCGCCAAAACCCTCAATCCCAACATTCGGGCGATTGCTCGTGCGAGTACAGAAGAAGCGGTACAAAAGCTACAACGTGCTGGGGCCGATGCGGTCGTTTCTCCCTACATTACAGGTGGCAAGCGGATGGCGGCAGCAGCCCTGAGACCCCAAGTGCTAGATTTTATGGATGGGATTCTCACGGGCAGCGATCGCGCTTTTTATTTGGAAGAGTTTTTGCTCGATCCCAAAACCAGTCCGATGGTAGGGCAAACCCTGCGGGAAGCTCGACTGCGATCGCAATGTGGTGCTTTAGTTCTGGCCATTCGTCGGGTGGATGGCACGCTGATCGCTGGACCTACGGCTGACACTCAGTTATTGCCGGGAGATGTGTTAATTTGCTTGGGAACCGCCGATCAACTGCGTCAACTCAACCGCATCCTCAGTCCCTTGAATTCCCGTCATCTGCGAAAGCCTAAGCTATTTAATTAG
- a CDS encoding mechanosensitive ion channel family protein, which yields MMQWILPLGLLLGSLLAGVIFEKFFLKKLKKLAARTNFFGYELIFEALHRKTLIWFFLGGLYAALLTVPLAPAILTLVQKIITIVFLYTATLFLAKLAGDFVCLAGQKSKGGLPASSLLNNSVKTLVFVFGILMILQALGIPITPIIATLGIGSLAVALAFQDTLANLYAGLFLIISKQVKPNDYIKLTSGEEGYVTDITWRNTTIKEIPNNLIIVPNKNLASAIFKNYHLPAKEIVFQVPVGVSYESDLDQIEQVTLNVAQEVMEHVPGGVPEFKPFIRYQEFGEFSINFTVFLRTKEFFDQRLVKHEFIKRLHKRYREEGIEIPFPTRITYFKNFKEPKLENPTTPPRLESWDS from the coding sequence ATGATGCAATGGATTCTCCCCCTCGGCCTACTTTTAGGCAGCTTACTGGCTGGAGTAATCTTTGAAAAATTTTTCCTCAAAAAACTTAAAAAATTAGCAGCAAGAACGAACTTCTTTGGTTATGAATTAATTTTTGAAGCACTACACCGCAAAACCTTAATTTGGTTTTTTTTGGGGGGTCTGTATGCTGCCTTACTGACGGTTCCACTCGCTCCTGCTATTTTGACCCTTGTTCAGAAAATTATCACGATAGTTTTTCTCTATACCGCTACTCTCTTTTTGGCAAAGTTGGCGGGTGACTTTGTCTGCTTAGCCGGTCAGAAATCTAAAGGAGGATTACCTGCATCTTCTTTACTGAATAATTCGGTCAAAACCCTGGTTTTTGTGTTTGGTATCCTGATGATTCTTCAGGCATTAGGAATTCCCATTACACCCATTATCGCGACTTTAGGGATTGGTAGCTTAGCCGTTGCCTTAGCGTTTCAAGATACCCTGGCTAATTTGTATGCTGGCCTCTTCTTAATTATTTCTAAACAAGTTAAACCGAATGACTATATCAAATTGACGAGTGGCGAAGAAGGCTATGTTACCGACATTACCTGGCGGAACACAACAATTAAGGAAATTCCTAACAACTTAATTATTGTCCCTAATAAAAATTTGGCCTCAGCGATTTTTAAGAACTATCATCTACCCGCCAAAGAAATTGTATTTCAAGTTCCTGTGGGTGTTAGTTATGAAAGCGATCTCGATCAAATCGAACAAGTCACCCTTAATGTGGCTCAAGAGGTTATGGAACATGTTCCGGGTGGTGTGCCTGAATTTAAACCGTTTATTCGTTATCAAGAATTTGGAGAATTTAGTATTAATTTTACAGTTTTCTTAAGAACCAAGGAATTTTTTGATCAACGTCTCGTTAAACATGAATTTATTAAACGCTTGCACAAACGATATCGAGAAGAAGGGATAGAAATTCCTTTCCCCACGCGAATTACTTATTTCAAAAATTTTAAAGAACCCAAACTTGAAAATCCCACAACTCCGCCAAGGCTAGAGTCGTGGGATTCTTAA
- a CDS encoding transposase: MNFTYRIYPDASQQAQMLDWLESCRRVYNYALRELKDWMNSRKCMIDRCSLEKEYIISADVPFPGYMEQKRQLPVLKETWTGLKNVHSQVLQDVIKRLHNTWENFRKRDFGFPRFKKYGQFKSFLFPQFKESPITGNQIKLPKIGLVPITLHRPIPDGFAVKQVRVLSKCRGTQWYVLVTIQSDVSVPDVPVHGRAIGIDLGLERFITSSDGSFVERPKFFKSLQSRLKVLQRRAARKQKRSKNWEKAQIEVAKLHHHIANRRSYFHWKNAHKLCDQAQTIFAENLNTVGLNRGMLTKECVDASFGAFLSLLEWVCWKRGVYFEKVHPNVTSQTCPNCQAAVSKTLGDRIHSCPECQYQTHRDHAAAQMVLIRGLENVVPVDDGEGKLPGLAVLSEAFCLDKWLSRNAQERSRASQRSTR; this comes from the coding sequence ATGAACTTCACGTACAGAATTTATCCAGATGCCAGCCAGCAAGCGCAAATGCTTGATTGGCTGGAAAGTTGTCGCAGGGTTTATAACTATGCCCTGCGAGAGCTTAAAGACTGGATGAATAGTCGGAAGTGCATGATTGATAGATGCTCCCTGGAGAAGGAATACATCATCAGTGCAGATGTGCCCTTTCCGGGATACATGGAACAGAAACGTCAACTGCCAGTACTGAAAGAAACATGGACAGGACTCAAAAACGTTCACTCTCAGGTCTTGCAAGACGTAATTAAACGCCTGCATAACACCTGGGAGAATTTCCGTAAGCGAGACTTTGGGTTTCCTAGATTCAAGAAGTACGGACAGTTTAAGTCGTTTCTCTTCCCACAGTTTAAAGAAAGTCCCATAACTGGGAATCAAATTAAACTGCCAAAAATTGGTCTTGTCCCCATCACACTGCATCGCCCCATTCCTGACGGCTTCGCTGTTAAACAAGTGCGCGTGCTGTCCAAGTGCAGGGGAACTCAATGGTATGTCCTTGTAACCATCCAGTCGGATGTCAGTGTTCCCGACGTACCTGTTCATGGTCGTGCTATTGGCATTGACTTGGGATTGGAGCGGTTCATTACCTCTTCTGACGGCAGTTTTGTGGAACGTCCGAAGTTCTTTAAGTCCCTGCAAAGTAGGCTGAAAGTGCTGCAACGCAGAGCCGCAAGGAAACAGAAGCGTTCTAAAAACTGGGAAAAAGCGCAGATTGAAGTAGCCAAGCTCCATCACCACATTGCCAATCGTCGCTCATATTTTCACTGGAAAAATGCCCACAAGCTTTGCGACCAAGCACAGACTATCTTTGCGGAAAATCTCAACACCGTTGGATTGAACAGAGGGATGCTCACAAAGGAGTGCGTTGACGCATCCTTTGGAGCATTCTTGAGTTTGTTGGAGTGGGTTTGTTGGAAGCGTGGGGTGTACTTTGAAAAAGTACACCCCAACGTAACTTCCCAGACCTGTCCTAATTGCCAAGCGGCTGTGTCTAAGACTCTTGGGGATAGAATTCACAGTTGTCCTGAGTGTCAATACCAGACTCATCGCGACCATGCTGCGGCTCAAATGGTGTTAATTCGTGGGCTGGAGAACGTAGTACCCGTGGACGACGGGGAAGGGAAACTGCCTGGTCTTGCCGTACTGTCGGAGGCATTTTGCCTAGATAAGTGGTTATCCAGGAATGCTCAAGAGCGATCAAGAGCAAGCCAGCGCTCTACCCGTTAG
- a CDS encoding BON domain-containing protein produces the protein MKKLTTFLLSGVLLFGAAACANDAKTAADAPNTTEASPKAPEADAAKDAQADAQSELRRKQLNSDIRATEERNNALNDGKAEGRDDEAIASEVRSKLEANLPASALIVDGKENGLVIVSGTVPTKQQFDKIETLAKQIKGVKTVQVKATVAAAKPEDSNKKAQ, from the coding sequence ATGAAAAAACTGACAACTTTTCTACTCTCTGGTGTTCTATTGTTTGGTGCAGCAGCTTGCGCCAACGACGCCAAAACAGCGGCAGATGCTCCCAATACAACTGAAGCTAGTCCAAAAGCTCCGGAGGCGGATGCAGCTAAGGATGCCCAGGCGGATGCTCAAAGCGAACTTCGCCGGAAACAGTTGAATTCTGACATCAGAGCGACTGAGGAGCGCAACAATGCACTGAATGACGGGAAAGCTGAAGGCAGAGATGACGAGGCCATTGCCAGCGAAGTTCGCAGCAAGCTAGAAGCTAACCTTCCAGCGAGTGCGCTCATCGTTGATGGTAAAGAGAATGGTCTGGTGATTGTATCCGGAACCGTCCCAACGAAGCAGCAGTTCGACAAGATTGAAACCTTGGCCAAACAAATCAAAGGTGTTAAGACCGTGCAGGTTAAAGCCACCGTTGCTGCCGCTAAACCTGAAGATAGCAACAAAAAAGCGCAATAA
- a CDS encoding methylmalonic aciduria and homocystinuria type D protein → MTIAYRNFLYLVTETGQTVQMSIHRPSPFVVQNLERVLPDWNLPVLWVVIVLQQARCELVDITPESEQEKERLREKFLRFGFEVAFSLRDRGFLSNLIDPRTGYPLLSRPGEILHDDTAVVKALLGLPVIRNRCCVLEHPVWGKAVYPSTLLTSAPPRVIEPILKRVAAQQGWQEANAN, encoded by the coding sequence TTGACAATCGCTTACCGCAATTTTCTTTATCTGGTTACAGAAACGGGACAGACAGTTCAGATGTCTATTCACCGTCCCAGTCCCTTCGTTGTCCAGAATTTAGAGCGCGTTTTACCCGATTGGAATTTACCCGTGTTGTGGGTGGTGATTGTTTTGCAGCAAGCTCGATGCGAACTGGTGGACATCACGCCTGAGAGTGAGCAAGAGAAAGAGCGGTTAAGGGAGAAGTTTTTGCGCTTTGGTTTTGAGGTAGCGTTTAGTTTACGCGATCGCGGATTCTTGAGTAACCTGATTGACCCTCGGACTGGGTATCCCTTGCTATCACGCCCAGGAGAAATTCTCCACGATGATACGGCTGTAGTCAAGGCGCTTTTGGGCTTGCCCGTGATTCGCAACCGTTGCTGTGTTTTAGAGCATCCGGTTTGGGGTAAGGCCGTTTATCCGAGTACTTTACTCACCTCAGCTCCTCCACGGGTGATCGAGCCGATCCTGAAGCGTGTTGCAGCGCAGCAGGGTTGGCAGGAAGCAAACGCTAATTAA
- a CDS encoding insulinase family protein: protein MPQTVTFLPQQPLIHRTVLDNGIVVLAIENSAADIIATRLFMRAGSQWEPREKAGLSHLLSAVITKGTEQLSAIDIAERIESVGANLSADTATDYFLLSLKTVSSDWPEMLQLAGQMLLHPSFPEEEVELERYLAIQDIRSQKEQPFTIAFDQLRQAMYQAHPYSLSILGTEATVSELGRADLELFHQTHFRPDNMVISVVGRVTPEEAVAQVERVFGDWQSPETPLLTQQLPSLTSQPSQVMTPQETQQSIVMLGYLASPMYHSDYTTLKLLNTYLGNGLSSRLFVELREKRGLAYDVSAFYPTRKSVSTFVVYMGTAPDNTETAILGLRKEIERLCSTLLTSEELQAAKNKLLGQYALGKQTNAQLAQVYGWYETLGLGIEFDTQFQQDVISVTPEIAQAVATRYFTEPYISLVGPAEAINPLATPMV from the coding sequence ATGCCTCAAACTGTAACCTTTTTACCCCAACAACCGCTCATTCATCGCACGGTTCTCGATAACGGCATCGTTGTACTCGCCATCGAAAATTCTGCCGCAGATATTATAGCCACACGCCTGTTTATGCGAGCGGGGAGTCAGTGGGAACCGCGAGAAAAAGCAGGACTATCTCACCTGCTGTCAGCCGTAATTACGAAAGGCACAGAGCAACTCTCAGCCATAGACATTGCCGAACGGATCGAGTCAGTGGGAGCGAATCTCAGTGCAGATACAGCCACCGATTACTTTTTACTCTCCCTAAAAACCGTCTCCAGCGACTGGCCTGAGATGTTACAGTTAGCGGGACAAATGTTGTTACATCCCAGTTTCCCAGAAGAAGAAGTAGAACTGGAGCGGTACCTAGCCATTCAAGATATTCGGTCTCAAAAAGAACAGCCCTTCACCATTGCCTTTGACCAGTTGCGGCAGGCGATGTATCAAGCTCATCCCTACTCACTCTCAATTTTGGGCACAGAAGCCACTGTCTCTGAACTCGGTCGTGCTGACTTGGAACTGTTCCATCAAACTCACTTTCGACCCGACAATATGGTGATTAGCGTCGTGGGTCGTGTGACCCCAGAAGAAGCCGTGGCTCAGGTTGAGCGAGTGTTTGGCGATTGGCAGTCGCCCGAAACGCCCCTACTGACCCAACAGTTACCGTCTCTTACCTCCCAACCGTCGCAAGTCATGACGCCGCAAGAGACACAGCAGTCGATTGTGATGCTGGGCTATCTGGCCTCACCCATGTACCATAGCGACTATACCACGCTGAAATTGCTCAATACTTACCTAGGTAATGGGCTTTCCAGCCGCTTATTTGTTGAGTTGCGGGAGAAGCGAGGTTTAGCTTATGATGTCTCCGCTTTTTATCCTACGCGCAAGTCGGTGTCCACATTCGTCGTCTATATGGGCACAGCACCTGATAATACGGAAACCGCTATCCTCGGATTACGTAAAGAAATAGAACGTCTTTGCTCGACCTTGCTAACTAGTGAGGAACTCCAAGCCGCCAAAAATAAACTCCTTGGTCAGTATGCACTGGGAAAACAAACGAATGCCCAGTTGGCTCAAGTCTATGGTTGGTATGAGACGCTAGGGTTAGGAATTGAGTTTGACACTCAGTTTCAGCAAGATGTGATCAGTGTTACTCCAGAAATCGCTCAAGCTGTTGCGACTCGTTACTTTACGGAACCTTATATATCCCTGGTTGGCCCTGCTGAAGCCATTAACCCCTTGGCAACACCTATGGTTTAA
- a CDS encoding SH3 domain-containing protein, which translates to MKTIAHWGKPVAMLAIALSTVGYLNTPSSAVTESTTPNVTQKSESNGSGRQGNVQLVQGLVGQCRAAKQRIFVYPERSTSSQSIRTLAPNELVTLADTGTGGWIAISAPIAGYVRASDIKPCPGGTRPPTPAPTPTPTPTPTPDTQPPSQGGTQGGSNVCRKVISPPEGLAVRNTPAISAPRKSGVYVGNTVKLASPQQSQKDSQGRTWVLISSPSTGWISSGYPNGNLGPEFSCP; encoded by the coding sequence ATGAAGACAATCGCCCACTGGGGCAAGCCTGTTGCTATGTTGGCTATAGCCTTAAGTACTGTAGGGTATCTAAACACTCCCTCTAGTGCGGTGACCGAGAGTACAACACCCAACGTTACGCAAAAATCAGAATCTAATGGCTCTGGACGTCAGGGTAACGTTCAACTGGTGCAGGGATTGGTGGGACAATGTCGCGCTGCCAAACAAAGGATTTTTGTCTATCCAGAGCGTTCAACCTCCAGTCAATCCATCAGAACCCTGGCTCCAAACGAACTCGTTACCCTAGCAGACACGGGTACTGGTGGTTGGATCGCCATCAGTGCCCCTATCGCTGGCTATGTCCGAGCGAGTGACATTAAACCCTGTCCAGGCGGTACTCGTCCTCCTACCCCTGCCCCGACCCCGACCCCGACCCCGACCCCGACCCCCGACACTCAACCTCCCTCTCAAGGAGGGACACAAGGAGGGTCAAACGTCTGCCGCAAAGTCATTTCTCCACCAGAGGGTTTAGCCGTCCGTAACACTCCGGCTATTTCCGCTCCCAGGAAGAGTGGGGTATACGTGGGAAATACCGTCAAGTTAGCCAGTCCCCAACAGTCTCAAAAAGACAGCCAAGGGCGCACCTGGGTTTTGATTTCATCACCCTCGACTGGCTGGATTTCCAGTGGCTACCCTAACGGGAATCTTGGCCCCGAATTCTCTTGTCCTTAG
- a CDS encoding peptidoglycan-binding protein produces MMRSLTPSFANPESVRRRMIYGSALGLMMIGLDNVPVAAGSGLAGEQTIAQLIADTPVNRPVLRMGSEGAAVSELQAALKLLGYYSDVVDGIYRESTASAVSGFQQAAGLTPDGITGPATWNRLFPSTPTVVRTSPLPSTNPAPLRVSPASSNNPAPVRVSPTSSNNPASSFPVPTIVQSTNTSERVNKPAPEEPSKPRQTNRPNRSQPASTPSSSSSTANPSATAVAFPILRQGMQGPAVVQLQERLKTLGFLKEPVDGVFGQATQAAVQAAQQKFNLAPDGVVGPTTWRALLR; encoded by the coding sequence ATGATGAGAAGCCTAACGCCAAGTTTCGCTAACCCTGAGAGCGTCCGCCGTCGGATGATTTACGGTAGCGCCCTTGGTTTAATGATGATTGGCTTGGACAATGTCCCTGTTGCAGCCGGTAGTGGCTTAGCGGGTGAGCAAACGATTGCTCAGCTAATTGCTGATACACCCGTTAACCGACCGGTTCTGAGAATGGGTAGCGAGGGAGCAGCCGTCTCTGAACTACAAGCGGCGCTGAAACTTTTGGGTTACTACAGTGATGTTGTGGATGGGATCTATCGAGAAAGTACGGCAAGTGCTGTCTCTGGGTTCCAGCAAGCTGCCGGTTTAACGCCCGATGGCATCACTGGCCCTGCAACTTGGAATCGTCTATTCCCCAGTACGCCTACAGTCGTGAGGACATCACCACTCCCCTCAACGAATCCAGCGCCGCTCAGGGTTTCACCAGCCTCCTCAAATAACCCAGCGCCGGTCAGGGTTTCACCAACCTCTTCAAATAACCCAGCCTCATCTTTCCCGGTTCCTACTATCGTTCAATCCACGAATACCAGCGAGCGCGTTAATAAACCAGCTCCAGAAGAGCCATCAAAACCCCGTCAAACCAACCGCCCCAATCGCAGCCAACCGGCCTCAACTCCTTCGAGTTCTTCCTCTACAGCCAACCCGTCGGCTACTGCGGTTGCTTTTCCCATTCTCCGGCAAGGGATGCAAGGCCCTGCGGTTGTCCAGTTGCAAGAGCGTCTGAAAACTCTGGGATTTCTCAAAGAACCAGTAGATGGGGTTTTTGGACAAGCGACACAAGCGGCTGTTCAAGCGGCTCAACAGAAGTTCAACCTTGCACCAGACGGAGTAGTTGGGCCTACCACTTGGAGAGCGCTGTTGCGCTAG
- a CDS encoding aspartate aminotransferase family protein: MSTPFDAADFDASVMSTYGRFPIALERGEGCRVWDTLGREYLDFVAGIATCTLGHAHPALIEAVTQQIQKLHHVSNLYYIPEQGALAKWIIDHSCADRVFFCNSGAEANEGAIKLARKYAHTVLDIEKPVILTAHASFHGRTLATITATGQPKYQKNFEPLMPGFQYVPYNDIKAIENAVTDIDEGNQRVAAILMEPLQGEGGVRPGELEYFLRLRKICDDTGILLILDEVQVGMGRTGKYWGYENLGIEPDIFTSAKGLAGGIPIGAMMCKKFCDVFQPGDHASTFGGNPFASAAAIAVAQTLERENILHNVQERGEQLRTRLRAIAIKYPHLFTEVRGWGLINGMELKADIELTSVDVVKAAMAQGLLLVPAGPKVIRLVPPLIVSAQEVDQAAQVLEQAIATFNL; encoded by the coding sequence ATGTCTACCCCCTTTGACGCGGCTGACTTTGACGCCAGTGTGATGTCTACCTACGGGCGCTTTCCCATTGCCCTGGAACGGGGAGAAGGTTGTCGCGTTTGGGATACTCTAGGACGCGAATATCTTGACTTCGTTGCTGGGATTGCGACTTGCACTCTCGGACACGCTCACCCTGCCCTGATCGAAGCCGTGACGCAGCAAATTCAAAAGTTGCACCACGTTTCTAACTTGTACTACATTCCAGAGCAAGGAGCGTTAGCCAAGTGGATTATTGATCATTCTTGTGCGGATCGGGTCTTTTTCTGCAACTCTGGGGCAGAGGCTAACGAAGGAGCCATCAAGCTGGCGCGGAAGTATGCCCACACGGTATTAGACATTGAAAAGCCGGTAATTTTGACCGCCCACGCCAGTTTTCATGGGCGGACACTCGCGACGATTACTGCCACCGGTCAGCCGAAGTACCAAAAGAACTTTGAGCCGTTGATGCCTGGGTTCCAGTACGTCCCTTACAACGATATTAAAGCCATAGAGAATGCGGTTACCGATATCGACGAGGGCAACCAACGGGTGGCGGCGATTTTGATGGAACCCTTACAGGGAGAAGGCGGCGTCCGTCCCGGAGAGCTGGAATACTTCCTGCGGTTGCGGAAAATCTGCGACGATACGGGCATCCTGCTGATTTTAGATGAAGTGCAGGTGGGCATGGGCCGCACGGGTAAGTACTGGGGGTATGAGAATCTGGGGATCGAGCCGGATATCTTTACCAGTGCCAAGGGGTTAGCCGGAGGTATTCCCATTGGTGCCATGATGTGTAAGAAGTTCTGCGACGTGTTCCAGCCCGGTGACCATGCCAGTACCTTTGGTGGGAATCCCTTTGCCAGTGCCGCCGCGATCGCAGTGGCTCAAACCTTAGAGCGAGAGAATATTCTCCACAACGTACAGGAACGCGGTGAGCAACTGCGGACAAGACTCAGAGCGATCGCCATTAAATATCCTCATCTGTTTACCGAAGTGCGTGGCTGGGGTCTAATTAATGGCATGGAACTCAAGGCCGATATCGAGCTGACTTCGGTTGATGTCGTGAAAGCGGCGATGGCACAGGGGTTGCTGCTTGTGCCCGCAGGCCCTAAGGTGATTCGCTTGGTGCCGCCGCTGATTGTCTCAGCCCAAGAAGTTGATCAAGCGGCTCAAGTGTTGGAGCAAGCGATCGCAACTTTCAACTTGTAG